The proteins below are encoded in one region of Paenibacillus thermoaerophilus:
- a CDS encoding SPOR domain-containing protein has protein sequence MNKARITYRFDGEGRRVPDTQTSGWERLEGRDGDWADRERRDELRDGGDHRADYPVRERAGKGNVVPLETGEYRIVREEDEYRRPPTSYGERRPEDRVPDAPYARSGRASGQNGGYRTGETYRDYRIESPNRDYGAWSEEYESDTLSIERMIRNSSEVRSAYETPHRPPAAFGPQAHGAERDGRYRPGEDGRGGGDRGPHRDERSGRYGAERFERLPPPNPDRREWHAEHAPPRHPAPADYREWPRAQRSAPGYPPYDDPETEHHVPVIEGPLVEGGHGGTMRFGRMPWLRIIASAAGAVLTGVLLGYIVLALLGGDGEDKTIPAGVGTDSGTAAGTGTAAGTGQGPQTAGASAAGAVSVNLPARTYVLLQTGAFSSAQGAETLKRELDSKGLAASVEAGAMNVVYSGVAANRDDAQKLRELLDGRVLETAIKPQVLPTVTSLRWGSDSGQRAEALFTQGGRLADSIMKLSVLQLEAGTPRKLDDSTLPAVKQAHQAYTTAATAAAGEVPKEQAALFQQMGTGLSAAVQSLEQYNKNPSASLMWQAQNGVVQYLLAERAMLEALKD, from the coding sequence ATGAACAAGGCGCGGATCACATATCGGTTTGACGGCGAAGGCAGGCGCGTGCCGGATACGCAGACAAGCGGCTGGGAACGGCTGGAGGGCCGGGATGGCGATTGGGCGGACAGGGAACGGCGGGATGAGCTCCGCGACGGCGGGGATCATCGTGCCGATTACCCGGTCCGGGAACGGGCGGGGAAAGGCAATGTCGTCCCGCTTGAGACGGGCGAATACCGGATCGTCCGGGAGGAAGACGAGTACCGCCGGCCGCCAACCTCGTATGGCGAACGGAGACCGGAGGATCGCGTTCCGGACGCGCCTTATGCCCGCTCCGGCAGAGCGTCGGGGCAGAACGGCGGCTACCGGACCGGCGAGACGTACCGCGATTACCGCATCGAAAGTCCGAACCGGGATTACGGCGCCTGGTCGGAGGAATACGAGTCGGATACGTTAAGCATCGAGCGCATGATCCGGAATTCCTCCGAAGTCCGCTCGGCTTATGAGACGCCGCATCGGCCGCCGGCCGCATTCGGACCGCAGGCGCACGGCGCGGAGCGGGACGGCCGCTATCGGCCGGGAGAGGACGGACGCGGCGGAGGGGATCGCGGGCCGCACCGCGACGAGCGCTCCGGCCGTTACGGCGCCGAGCGGTTCGAGCGGCTTCCGCCGCCGAACCCGGACCGCAGGGAATGGCACGCGGAGCATGCGCCGCCCCGTCATCCGGCCCCGGCCGATTACCGGGAATGGCCGCGCGCACAGCGGTCCGCTCCGGGTTATCCGCCGTATGACGATCCGGAGACGGAGCACCACGTGCCGGTTATCGAAGGGCCGCTGGTGGAAGGCGGCCACGGCGGCACGATGCGGTTCGGCCGCATGCCCTGGCTGCGTATTATCGCGTCGGCGGCGGGAGCCGTATTAACCGGCGTGCTGCTTGGGTACATCGTGCTCGCGTTGCTTGGCGGCGACGGCGAAGACAAGACGATTCCGGCGGGAGTCGGCACCGACTCCGGCACGGCGGCGGGAACGGGCACGGCCGCCGGAACCGGCCAAGGGCCGCAGACGGCCGGCGCTTCCGCAGCCGGAGCGGTGTCGGTGAACCTGCCCGCCCGTACGTACGTGCTGCTGCAGACCGGCGCTTTCTCGTCGGCGCAAGGGGCGGAGACGCTGAAGCGGGAGCTCGACTCGAAAGGGCTGGCCGCGTCGGTCGAAGCCGGCGCGATGAATGTGGTGTACTCCGGCGTGGCGGCCAATCGCGACGACGCGCAGAAGCTGCGGGAGCTGCTCGACGGACGCGTCCTGGAGACCGCCATCAAGCCCCAGGTGCTGCCGACCGTAACGAGCCTGCGCTGGGGAAGCGACAGCGGACAGCGGGCGGAAGCGTTGTTTACGCAAGGGGGGCGGCTTGCGGATTCGATCATGAAGCTGTCCGTGCTCCAGCTTGAAGCCGGGACGCCGCGCAAGCTCGACGACAGCACGCTGCCCGCCGTGAAGCAGGCGCACCAGGCCTACACGACCGCCGCCACGGCGGCCGCGGGCGAGGTGCCGA
- a CDS encoding S41 family peptidase has protein sequence MSSTSRKRGRAWWRTGLLSLVLLTSVPAAVSAESAESKKLDEIIQMLHNLHLSAPGKEQLLQAGIRGMIDSLHDPYTSYMSETEFKKFMDSISRQWVGMGVVLSSQAGSPVTISEVLPGSPAEAAGLQPGDVLKAINGTAVTVDNLNQLTSGWTKGDNVKVQIERDGRTMERTIAVDELELPLVDSSRLTEDTGYIRILSFGEKTDDQVGQALADLKKSGKLSSLVIDLRDNPGGLLEAAGQVAGRFMESGVLAYIRDKDGVESPIRIENGSKFEGKVTLLVNGGTASASEVLAGALQDHGIAQIAGSKTYGKGVIQQVFALPSNGGYLKVTVQEYLTPGKHPVQGVGIKPDLTTEGEGAQTAQALRAAGVGSPSLTAGAGVCRIQTVDCGGGASASIVRDGRVYVPLRTVAALLGSEVRWNGDTRRIELTGPVRASFVSGGEGLLLVDGVNYVDLESFAVNVPGRKLTKGADGIWTWAAE, from the coding sequence ATGAGCAGCACGAGTCGCAAACGCGGACGCGCCTGGTGGAGGACGGGACTGTTGTCCCTCGTTCTGCTGACGTCCGTGCCGGCCGCCGTATCGGCGGAATCGGCCGAAAGCAAGAAGCTTGACGAAATCATTCAAATGCTTCATAACCTTCACCTCAGCGCGCCGGGCAAGGAGCAGTTGTTGCAGGCCGGGATTCGCGGCATGATCGATTCGCTGCACGATCCTTATACGTCTTATATGTCCGAGACCGAGTTCAAAAAGTTTATGGACTCCATCTCCCGGCAATGGGTCGGGATGGGCGTCGTCCTGTCGAGCCAGGCGGGAAGTCCGGTTACGATCAGCGAAGTGCTCCCGGGTTCCCCGGCGGAAGCTGCGGGGCTGCAACCCGGAGACGTGCTGAAGGCGATCAACGGCACGGCCGTTACCGTGGACAATCTGAACCAACTGACGAGCGGCTGGACAAAAGGCGACAACGTCAAGGTGCAAATCGAACGAGACGGCCGGACGATGGAGCGCACGATCGCCGTCGACGAGCTTGAGCTGCCGTTGGTGGACAGCTCCCGCTTGACGGAGGACACGGGGTATATCCGCATCTTGTCGTTCGGCGAAAAAACGGACGATCAGGTCGGCCAAGCATTGGCCGATCTGAAAAAAAGCGGCAAGCTGTCCTCCCTGGTGATCGATCTCCGGGACAATCCCGGCGGACTGTTGGAAGCGGCCGGACAAGTGGCGGGGCGGTTCATGGAGAGCGGGGTGCTGGCGTACATCCGCGACAAGGACGGCGTCGAGAGCCCCATCCGGATCGAGAACGGCAGCAAATTCGAGGGCAAGGTGACGCTGCTGGTGAACGGCGGCACCGCGAGCGCATCCGAAGTGCTGGCCGGCGCTCTGCAGGATCATGGCATCGCCCAGATCGCCGGGTCGAAAACCTACGGCAAAGGCGTGATCCAGCAAGTGTTCGCCCTGCCGTCGAACGGGGGATATCTGAAGGTTACGGTACAGGAGTATCTGACTCCCGGCAAACATCCCGTTCAAGGGGTAGGCATCAAACCAGACCTCACGACGGAAGGAGAAGGCGCGCAGACGGCGCAGGCGCTTCGCGCGGCGGGCGTCGGCTCGCCGTCGCTGACCGCCGGAGCGGGCGTCTGCCGAATCCAGACGGTCGACTGCGGCGGCGGAGCATCGGCTTCGATCGTGCGCGACGGCCGCGTCTACGTGCCGCTGCGCACGGTGGCCGCGCTGCTGGGCTCGGAGGTTCGCTGGAACGGGGATACGCGGCGCATCGAGCTGACCGGTCCCGTGCGGGCATCGTTCGTCTCGGGCGGAGAGGGGCTGCTGCTCGTGGACGGAGTCAACTATGTCGATCTGGAATCGTTCGCCGTGAACGTGCCCGGCCGCAAGCTGACCAAAGGGGCCGACGGCATCTGGACCTGGGCGGCGGAATAA
- a CDS encoding copper amine oxidase N-terminal domain-containing protein, giving the protein MKSNWKRKALAGVIAMTTAVATAVPAFAAESDEPKPLSVYVGGERLEFETQPLLVEGTTLVQFRPIFEKLGFKVDWDGETRTVTGTKEGLEIVLTIGSDVAKVNGKEVKLEQAARIENDTTLVPLRMVGETADQQVNWIGYERRVDIGDLEHVLGSLYDLHIQYTEDEDKAGVLSTIAESSPVYAEASVLFGRTFALTDMDYEVVDFKLLGAEGNQAVAEAVTLAKKVQGPDELADQQVTQRHVFVNESGSWKLVNSVTVAVDFLNADLYEDKKPSVPAAEAQAIKNFLEQFRIASEKEDWVAYESMYHDEYPNKETLFAQAKQLGALMDLQFEYSDISIIRYEDGEAWVRLHQFSKLTGGQRLIPDFHLDTVYKLKKNAAGEWKLAEDIDLHVQYLVD; this is encoded by the coding sequence ATGAAATCGAATTGGAAACGCAAGGCGTTGGCGGGAGTGATCGCCATGACGACGGCCGTCGCGACGGCGGTACCGGCGTTCGCGGCCGAGTCGGACGAGCCCAAGCCGCTGTCCGTCTACGTTGGCGGGGAGCGATTGGAATTCGAAACGCAGCCGCTGTTGGTGGAAGGCACGACGCTGGTGCAGTTCCGCCCGATTTTCGAGAAGCTGGGCTTTAAGGTTGACTGGGATGGGGAGACCCGGACCGTAACGGGAACGAAGGAAGGTTTGGAGATCGTGCTGACGATCGGCAGCGACGTCGCCAAGGTCAACGGCAAGGAAGTGAAGCTGGAGCAGGCGGCACGCATCGAAAACGATACGACGCTTGTCCCGCTCCGGATGGTCGGGGAGACGGCGGATCAGCAGGTGAACTGGATCGGCTACGAGCGCAGAGTCGATATCGGCGATCTGGAGCATGTGCTGGGCAGCTTGTACGATCTGCATATTCAATATACCGAAGACGAGGACAAGGCGGGCGTGCTGAGCACGATCGCCGAATCGTCTCCGGTGTACGCCGAAGCAAGCGTGTTGTTTGGCCGGACGTTCGCCTTGACCGACATGGATTACGAAGTGGTCGATTTCAAGCTGTTGGGAGCCGAAGGCAACCAGGCGGTCGCCGAAGCGGTGACGCTCGCGAAAAAAGTGCAAGGTCCGGACGAGTTGGCCGACCAGCAGGTGACGCAGCGCCACGTGTTCGTCAACGAATCCGGTTCCTGGAAACTCGTCAACAGTGTCACCGTCGCGGTCGACTTCTTGAACGCCGATTTGTACGAGGACAAGAAGCCCTCGGTGCCCGCGGCGGAGGCACAAGCGATCAAGAACTTCCTGGAGCAATTCCGCATCGCTTCGGAGAAGGAGGATTGGGTCGCGTACGAGTCCATGTACCACGACGAATATCCCAATAAAGAGACATTGTTCGCGCAAGCGAAGCAGCTTGGCGCTCTGATGGATCTTCAGTTCGAATACAGCGACATTTCCATTATCCGGTACGAGGACGGGGAAGCGTGGGTACGGCTTCATCAATTCAGCAAGCTGACGGGCGGCCAGCGGCTGATTCCGGATTTCCATTTGGACACGGTGTACAAGCTGAAGAAAAACGCCGCAGGCGAATGGAAGCTGGCCGAAGACATCGATCTGCACGTTCAATATTTGGTCGATTGA